The following proteins are co-located in the Mus caroli chromosome 7, CAROLI_EIJ_v1.1, whole genome shotgun sequence genome:
- the LOC110298927 gene encoding olfactory receptor 2AG1-like yields the protein MEVCNSTMRSGFILMGILDDSGFPELLCATITALYFLALTSNGLLLLVITMDAQLHVPMYLLLWQLSLMDLLLTSVITPKAILDFLLKDNTISFGGCTLQMFLALTLGTAEDLLLSFMAYDRYVAICHPLNYTILMSQKVCCLMIATSWSLASLSALGYSMYTMQYPFCKSRQIRHLFCEIPPLLKLACADTSTYELMVYLMGVTLLFPALAAILASYSLILFTVLHMPSNEGRKKALVTCSSHLTVVGMWYGGAIIMYVLPSSFHSPKQDNISSVFYTIFTPALNPLIYSLRNKEVTGALRRELGKMLSVQSTF from the coding sequence ATGGAAGTCTGTAACTCCACCATGAGAAGTGGCTTCATCTTGATGGGTATTTTGGATGACAGTGGTTTTCCAGAACTGCTCTGTGCTACTATCACAGCCCTGTACTTTTTAGCTTTGACAAGCAATGGACTGCTGCTGCTGGTCATCACCATGGATGCCCAGCTCCACGTGCCCATGTACCTTCTGCTCTGGCAGCTCTCTCTCATGGACCTACTCCTCACATCAGTCATCACTCCAAAGGCCATACTAGATTTTCTTCTCAAAGACAACACTATCTCTTTTGGTGGATGTACCCTTCAGATGTTCCTGGCTTTGACACTTGGTACTGCAGAGGACCTCCTTCTGTCCTTTATGGCCTATGACAGGTATGTGGCCATTTGTCATCCTCTGAACTATACAATTCTAATGAGTCAGAAAGTCTGCTGTCTCATGATAGCCACTTCATGGAGTCTTGCATCTCTCAGTGCTCTAGGATATAGCATGTATACCATGCAATATCCTTTCTGCAAGTCCAGGCAGATCAGACATCTCTTCTGTGAGATTCCTCCCTTGCTAAAGCTGGCCTGTGCAGACACCTCCACATATGAACTCATGGTTTATCTGATGGGTGTGACCTTGCTCTTTCCAGCTCTTGCTGCCATCCTAGCCTCCTACTCACTAATTCTATTCACTGTGCTCCACATGCCCTCTAATGAGGGCAGGAAGAAAGCCCTTGTCACCTGCTCTTCCCATCTGACTGTGGTTGGGATGTGGTATGGGGGTGCTATCATCATGTATGTCTTGCCCAGTTCTTTCCACAGCCCCAAACAAGACAATATCAGCTCAGTTTTTTATACAATTTTCACTCCAGCTTTGAATCCCCTCATCTACAGCTTAAGGAATAAGGAGGTCACTGGAGCTTTGAGAAGAGAACTTGGGAAAATGTTGTCAGTACAGTCTACATTCTAG